The DNA segment aacatatattttagaaatattcattatattgTTTAATATCGAATTTAAACTTgaattatgttcaaaaataattaatggtaaCATTATCCAAgtttaatattgttaaaatcaattttaaatttgaatattcccaaaaaTTAGCTAATTTGTTTtaggaaatatattaaatacgaaaattaaactaaatttgattttaggaaatgatttaataaataggAAAAGACAATGATTACTTAAAAATAGGTTCATTTAATTACTTCAATGGCATACTATTGTAAATAAGTAAGAAAACATAAGGgcattttatttttgtacttctcttttaatagtatagattttcttttgaaaataattaatagtaacCGAAATGGTTAAACATATgttgtagaaaattttgaaatatatataatattaggcgagatttaattatattaaaaataatattcagtTACAAATATTTCATATTGTTCTATAAGTAGTttaaagatatttaaatcttagcATAGATAGGTTTTattgttcaaaataattaatggtaagttaaacatatattttagaaatattcattatattgTTTAATATCGAATTTAAACTTgaattatgttcaaaaataattaatggtaaCATTATCCAAgtttaatattgttaaaatcaattttaaatttgaatattcccaaaaaTTAGCTAATTTGTTTtaggaaatatattaaatacgaaaattaaactaaatttgattttaggaaatgatttaataaataggAAAAGACAATGATTACTTAAAAATAGGTTCATTTAATTACTTCAATGGCATACTATTGTAAATAAGTAAGAAAACATAAGGgcattttatttttgtacttctcttttaatagtatagatagatgaGTAGTACATCATGCAAGAAGATTATTGAAGTTATCAGATTTAAGACTGCTCTCGTTGGATGATAGTACACACAACtacattttttattatgaaaataatatttgaataaagttttaaaatataaagtatggCATacgtaattaaaaaaaatatatatatataaaatacatgtcATAAGTCATAACAATACAGTGGTATTATTATATCTTAGCtagaatgaaatatatataattaataacttTTATATTACACAACTATGACATTATGGTCAATGATCTACCACGTCGTGCGTCAGAATCTATCGCATAATCATTTATCATAATGGTGAAgtcaatttaaattattttatgtcaacttaattttatatacaaacaTAGCAAAACAAACGAGAAATTTGGTATAGTATTATTTCACAAGTAGTCAGTTTTCAAACTCGGATCCGGCCGGCTAAGTTTGGTGGAAATGGGAACTGACCAATAAATCTAACACTAGAACAATTCAgacaaaaatcataatatatatgtagAACAATGGAAATTTacgtttaaattttaaattgtacAATTCTCAGAACTATGACATTTATGTTTTGTTAGTACAAACTACCACCGAaatcataaattataaaaataatagaaattttaagtttagttaagatttctaaaaatttagaaaagaaTAATTGAATGTTTCATATGTTCCTAGTTAACTTTGTTAAGCAATACTGAATTTACTggcattttttaaaaacattagtaTTTTTGGAACTGAATTTTCAGATAATATTTTAggatctctgttttttttttttttttttatcaataggatCTCTGttaaaatatacattatacAGTGACAAAATATATCTTTGACAGCTTTATTCACCTAATCACCTTGACAGACACACTTTACAAACATCCACAATGTTGatacaacaatattaatatgTTCTCAGTATTGTAAAAATTGGGACAAATCTTATTTCTGGTTCTTCCCTCAAACAGATACATATAGAATCATATATAACACATTTTCTCCAGGGAGCATTTTTATTTACTACATACATACTAGAATAATACCATACCTCCTTAAGAGGTTTCCCACACCTTATAGTCTCTGCCTTCGACGGCTACAGACCAGTTTTGGGATCCGCTTGGTGGTTCGTAATGCCCTGGTCCGATCTTCATTGCAACTTTCTCATCTATTATAGCCGCATAGACATCTCTCTCACTCTTTACTATGTTCACCTTTACAATGTATTGAACAAAGTAGTCTAGCTTAAGACCTGACGAATTTAGTAAAACAACGTTTAAGAGATTGTGAGTTTTACCTCACTCCGACAGTGGAGTTTCTGTCTGTTCCTGAGAGACAGAAGAGAAGCGATCTCGGAACGGTAGTCTGAGTAGATGTGGTCGAAGAAAACAGCTGGTGTTCCTGGATGAGTCAAGATGTAAGCATATCCTTGCATCTCCTTCCCTCCTGGGAATCTCCAGTGACCCTTTTAGAAAGGAGGAAGAAATTTCGTTAAAGACGGTTATTTAAAGGGGGGGTGACTACAATGGTGAGAAAGTAAAACCTGAGTAGAGCCAGTATCATGATTCTCTATGAAAGTCACAGCACGAGATGGCCACCATCCAACGACACCAGGAGGCTTTCCTTTTGGGTCTGAGAGTCTCCAATATTCACATTTTTGAAGTGCCTAACACGCAGACAATGCTTAACCATCATATCtcataaaccaaaacaaaagggTATAATATCAAAGGCTACAAGATGTTGAATATTGTTAGTACCGCATGGAGAATTCCTTTGGTCGTGACATCAAAGGCACCAGCAGCTCCACTGGTAGCATTGATCCAGTCAACAATCCTTTGACGATGTGCGTCTTGATTGTAGTCCATTTCTCCATACGTGTAACTTAGGGAATCCCAGTATTCACCAACCGCAAAGTATGGTTTGCTAGCATCCATGTAGTCTTTGACATAACCTCCCCAGAACCCTCTTACGAAATCAAGCCTCCATCCATCATACCCAACTTCTTCTCTGCAGGTGAAATCAGACACGAGATACCAGAACCAATCAGCAGCGATTATATTACGAAACTTAAAACAAGGGAAATAACCTCATCCAGCATAGCCATTCCTTGATATCCTTCCTAACAAAGTCCTGTGAGTGATCTATGTTTGGAGCAGCATGAAAATTATCTCCACTGCTCTTGTTTCCTCTACCCTGAATTGTACCATCAAAGAGTAATTCATTATCTTCGTCAAACACATTAGCCCTAAGATAACAACACGGCAGAATTTGCCTGTCTTTTTGTTCTATAGCTCTAAGATCAAAATTGTATTGTTTCAACtttaaagaagcaaaaggttACCTGGAAATGAGGGTCATCTGCAACTACTGCCCTATCATCCCAGTTCAGACGCCCTCCAAATAGATTCCATACACCATTTGAATTCTTGAAGTGTGCACAGCGGTGATTCAACACAGCATCTCCCAAAACTTTGATCCCAACCTTGTGGAATCTCTTCACCGTTTCTTTTAGCTCATCAATAGTTCCATATCTGAAAGTTTTCAACAACAATGGGGAAACAAGTAATTCAGATACTTGCTATTTTCTTATCTGAGACACACTACCACTGCATTATATAAATTGCCATTAGTATTGATGACCTCCTaagaaaaataacatatacAGCAACAAAAAAATCACTCAACCAGAATTTCATTTAATCCCACTTGAAGACACAACCCCAGATTCATGACAAGCTTTAAGCAACGATAGAAAGTCTGTTGATATTGCAGAGCTCACCTGGAATTCAAGTTGTACAGGTCTTTAGGCATGTACCCTTCAGGTGACACAGATTCTGTCGGTGGTGGTAACCATAGAACGGTGAATCCAAGTGAAGCTAGCTCATCGGCTTTTTCTTGAAGTTCCTGATACCATCTCCCAGATTTATGGGATTCCCAGTTGAATCCCTGGCACAATATCTCAAAACCTGAGCCAGTTCCCGAGGAGATTTTAATTTCAGGCTTTTCATCCTCTGATTCTAAATCACTTTCCGGGGTAAAAGCTGGGGTTGTACTTCTGAATATGCTATATGCCTCCGCAGCAAGTTTCTCAATTTCTTGAAGAATGTTTTCTTGCACTTCTTTCACGTTTGTCTTCTGATTCTTGTGAGAGGAAATGTCAATTGCCAAGTTCCTTATCTCAGTGATGATTTCTGCAGTGAATCCACTATCGGACACTTCTTGATTTGTCTTTGGTGTCTTTCCACTCACTTGAGCAGCTTTAGATTCAACGGGAAGGGCTGCTGAAGTAAGGAAAGGGACGTAGAAGTCTTCTCCCCTGTTATTTAGCCAAGTATTTTCATTTAACTTGAGCACAAAACATAATCCTTCGAGCTCTTCATCCAGAGAGAATAATCCAGATAATCCATTCCCATCGTCTTTTCGCTGAAGAAGGTTCATATGCATAAGAATTCAGATAATGTCACTGATGGGAAAAGAAAACATTCTAATACGAAAGGTGAACAGAAGATTTAGTTTCTTTGTTGATAACATGAAAATGATCTCCAAGGCGCCCACAAAAGTATGTTGAAGTAGCAGTAAAGACATGAGTAATGGCATTATATGGTCAAATCGTAAATGCATGCAATCCAAAGAAACTATCTACCAGGAAATGAAGAACCTAATGTATAGTGTTGCTAACAACCCTAATGCTAAATTTCAAACCAGGCCTGTACAACCTGCCAACTACTTGGACTGTTGTCAGCATGGCCAGGTGCTAACGAAGAGCTAATTTTAAATCTCACAGACTTAAAATTAGGGAGACACCCCAACACAAGTGGTTATTGGTAGATTTCCAAAGCTGAACATTCAAAGGAACATACTTCTACATTTACCTGTAAACGAGTGCGTAATGCCTTGTTCTTGAACAAAGATGTTTCTTCTGGATGTGGTTCAGCTGGAATTTCCCATTTTTTATTGCCATTTTTGCAAACTCCCCAGTGGACAGTAACATCACCCGGTAAATCAGTTTCAATCGATACAATGTTCTTCGATGTTTCAGGGCATTTCCTTGCAGTGACACTGACCGAGTTATCACCGGCAACATGTTTACTAATTGGCATCTCCTCATAAAACTCTTCAAGACCTTTTCCTTCTTTTGTAGAACCAGACGAGCTCTTCCCTTTTTCTTGAACATCTGCACCAGGCTCATCTGGTTTGACAACAATGTTTGAGAGCTTCCCAAGGGCACCTAGGTATTCAAGAGAAAGCAACTCTCAATCACTGGATTTCTTAAGCTTGAATTATAATTCGTTAAAAGAGAATGAGGATACACACAAGGATGAGAAGATGCCAAAGTATAAAATGCAAAACCAGTAATCAGAACAACAGATGTAACTGGCATAAGAAGTAAGTAGTCTACACTGAAAGATATAAAAAACGCCCCAGCCACTTACCGAAGCCTTTCTTAGATCCGATCAAGTTCCCATCATCAGGAACATCGTCCAGAAGAGGAACCTTAAAATCTCTCCCTTTGTGCTGATACCAAGCCCCAGTTTCTTCATCCTGGAAAACAACAACAGTCAaagattaatatacatataaaaggCAAACGAAAAGTTCACCTTCGTGGCAAAGTGTTAAGCAACAGATACAGAACCTTCAAAACAAAGTTGAGAGCTGCTACAGAGCTTTCCAGATTCAGATTAATAGTGACTTCATGAAATGAATCTCCTTCTGATAACTTCTCCAAAGGTGTCTCAATAGCATAGTCCTGCAAAGAAAATGTTACAATTATTCAAAGTAACGATAatggaaaaggaaaaagaaaaaaacaagtggTATACATACTTTGATGGCAAGTGAGCCAGGTGGTCTCATATCTTCCGGAGGTTGATCCCATTCACTGTGGAGATTTCAAAGGTAAGGAAATAATAATGAGGAAAGAGATGAAGAAAAGGGAAGGACCTGCCAGTGTCACCAACATAAGAAACACCCCAGTGAAGGATCCATTTCCCAGGAAGACTACATCCAACACTCAGCTCCCAATCATTCTCCTTCACTTTCTTTAATCGCACATAAATCTTTCCTTCTGCCTATCGCTCCCAAAATCGAAACATGccttgttatatatatagatatatattttttttttaatgattagcAAGTGAAAGAAGAATAATTATGCTCGGTGCTGCTACACAAAAACCAAAACATAATGTTCTCATCGATCCACAACTCAATAGAATCAACTTAACAAACAACATGATTCAATCAATTTTAAGGAATAGCAAATCTCAAATGTGAACCAATCAAAATTAAGCCACAGTTTACCAACAAGCACTTAATTAATCGGTGAATGTGTGTGTTACGGAATCGAGAAAACCTTATCGATTCGCTGGACGGGGAAATTTTCATTGAAGATGACATCATCCGATTGAGAGGTTGTTTCCACGACAGCAGTATCGGAGGAGCTAGCTCGAATCGCGATGGACCTTCTACGCTCCGAGCTGAGGAAACCTAAGCTGTTTCCGGAGGCGATGCCTCTTCCGATCGAGTGTAGCTTCTTGGAAGTGAAATGACAACGGAGATTCAACGAGGAAGGCAAGAATGTCCTAGCTCCGTTTAGAGAGGTGCGGCGAAGAGGAGAGTGGTGGAGAAGAGGCTCAATGGGAACGGTGGACATTGCCGTTTCCTGTAGAAGAGAAGATATTTTTGGAAGGGAGAGTGGAGGAGAGAAGAAGAGGTTAAGAGTCGTTTGAAATTATTATTCTTGTTTTTTGATTATAAACTAAACTTTTGGTTTTTTGGTGAAAAGGGCAGatacctttttattttcttgagatTCGAGTAAAGCGTCGTCTACTCACTTACTATCCACGTCGGCTCCACTTATGGGTCCCACCCTTTCCCCCTCGTCGGCCAACTTTTTTGGAACAAAATCGTTCTCTTATTCCAGTTTAGTTTCCTCTCATCTCATGCTAATTGTGGAAGTCTCTTATTCCAATTTAGTTTAACTTAAAACTAAATAATGGttctatattaaaataatagttttaaatttttaagaattttagttattaacaacgataaagtacaTATTAATTATAAAGCTATTCAGTGCGATGAAattataatttcttaaaaattatcaattataaaaatacgTGGAGTGCCGTGTGCCTCGTGGAACTAGTCGGTTGATCTCGGTTGCTGGATACCCACGggtatcaaaaaaaaaattatagcgTAGGTGTAATAGAATAATAGTAGAcacattttaaagaaaaataatgttaAATAAGTTGTTTTCTGTTTAACGATCTGACGGCTGAGCGATGAGTTTGGGAACGTTTTGAGATTCTTGTTCCCGAATCGTGAAGCACAGATCTCCACTGGTGGGTATCGTAGATATCTAAAAAGTAGGTACCTTTCTTTATTTAACAAGTTAAATAATTGGTTTTATAAATGCTATTTTCTCTGTTGTTAGGATAATAAGCTCATGTTTCTACCAAGGACCTATCTTGAACTAAAGTCCTAATTAGTCACTCCCAACTTTGTAGTAGCAAAATCAAGAGGAGAAAAATTGTAAATGAAACCAAAGtcttgaacaaaaaataaaaaaaaagaatcagtgTTATCTTTCAGAAGAAAAGATAATCAGCTTCACTCgcatataaattttgtaaatatttagtttttagtaCCCAAATTGCTTCAAATACTCTCAAGCCCAAAACATAACTAAAACCAAACATATGATCCCGTCCACAAGCCATAAACAAACCAACGATATGTAATTTTAAAAGGAATCCATAAGGACTTTCAACAATAGAAACACAACTAAACCCTGAAGAAAGCTTTGTACTTTTATGATCTCTTCTTACTCAGCAGCAGCGTTTCCCTGAAGAAGACCATCCCTTATCTGTGAAGCAATGTCCTTAACAGCGCCTGGACCGTGCGGTATGAACACCGAGTTTGACTTCGAAGACGCGCCAATCTCCTTCAAAGTGTCAAAGTACTGAGTGACCAGAACCATGTCCATGACGTCCTTGGAAGATGTCCCTGGAACAGACTCAGAGAAAGCCAGCACGCTGTTTCTCAGACCATCCACAATGGCTTGTCTCTGACGTGCTATACCAAGACCTGAAAGGTACTTGGACTCAGCTTCTCCTTCAGCTCTCTTGATCTGAAGTATCTTCTCCGCCTCTGCTTTCTCACTCGCTGCCTCTCTCATCCTTGAAGCtgtcatgttaaagctttgtcAGACAACAAAAGTCGAAAACTTGTATATACCAACAACTAAGCTTACCAGCATTGATCTCATTCATAGCCCTCTTGACATGCACATCAGGCTCGATATCCACAATAAGCGTCTGAACTATCTCATATCCGTAATGCGACATAGCCTGTTACATAACACAACAGCAGACTGAGTCTTTTTTGCTCAAGGAGATGTCTTGAGAGTGGTTTGAATTACCTTCTCAAGCTCACTCTCAACGGTTTTCGCAATGTCGTTCTTCTGCTCAAAGGTGGAGTCTAGATCCAGCTTAGGCACACTTGCTCGGATCACTACTCCCAAAACAAACCAATGGTGAACACAAACAACACCGACAAGTTAATAAACAAAAAGGTGAGATAATGTAGAGACGAAACCATCAAAGACATAAGCTTGAATCTGGTTCCTGGTGTTGCTGAGCTTGTAAAAAGCATCCTGAGCACTCTCAGCTAAAGCACGGTATTGAATCGAAGCAACAACGGTGACAAAAACATTATcctaaaacacaaacaaaagaacAACCATTAACAAACTATGGAGGAGAAGACACACAAAAAAGAGTGAAAAGCAAGAGAGACTTTAGTTTTGGTCTCGCAGCGAACATCGAGCTGTTGAACACGCAGGGAAAGGTGACCAGCGACTTGACTCCCTAGGCACCATGGCAAACAGTGACAACCTGGCTCGAGAACGTCGTCGAATTTGCCAAACGTCTCTTTGATTGCAACGGTCGACTGGTCGACTTGGACACATCCTAAAACTTGACCCATTTGTTATTTTCCTGTAACCAATCAAGCAGAACATGAGAAGCATAAGAAGATATATAATCACCAAGTCTGTATAAATATCTGGCAAAGAAGAGAACAAGAAGTAAGGACCAAGGCAAAGATTCTGTAACCCATACACCACACAAAAGTCAACAGACAATTCAAACTTGTCTTCCTATAATCCAAGGATAAGATTATTTTAAcgaaaaatcaaatcaatttttaaaacccCATTTAGActcagatttttatttaaatatttcgtCTAATTGAATCCTAGTGAAAGAACAAAATATCCGAAACCCTATTAGCcgcataaaaaaaatattcgaaaTTCCCATAGAACCCCTTCGCCATCTACAAAGCACACAAAGAAAGAGAGAACCAAACCCTAATTTCGACAAGATTCTGTCAAAAGGGGtccacaaaagaaaattagCTACCGAGAAGAAAGAGCAGAGATCTATAGAATCAATGAAATTACACAAAAGTGTGACAAGAGACGCGAATCACAGAGATAATAAAGGAAGGGACAAAGGAAGGTTCAGACCAAACCGTGTTTGTTTTCGTAAGTGAGAGTCTGATCTgctgttctgttctgttctgttct comes from the Brassica napus cultivar Da-Ae chromosome A7, Da-Ae, whole genome shotgun sequence genome and includes:
- the LOC106432554 gene encoding alpha-amylase 3, chloroplastic, with the translated sequence MSTVPIEPLLHHSPLRRTSLNGARTFLPSSLNLRCHFTSKKLHSIGRGIASGNSLGFLSSERRRSIAIRASSSDTAVVETTSQSDDVIFNENFPVQRIDKAEGKIYVRLKKVKENDWELSVGCSLPGKWILHWGVSYVGDTGSEWDQPPEDMRPPGSLAIKDYAIETPLEKLSEGDSFHEVTINLNLESSVAALNFVLKDEETGAWYQHKGRDFKVPLLDDVPDDGNLIGSKKGFGALGKLSNIVVKPDEPGADVQEKGKSSSGSTKEGKGLEEFYEEMPISKHVAGDNSVSVTARKCPETSKNIVSIETDLPGDVTVHWGVCKNGNKKWEIPAEPHPEETSLFKNKALRTRLQRKDDGNGLSGLFSLDEELEGLCFVLKLNENTWLNNRGEDFYVPFLTSAALPVESKAAQVSGKTPKTNQEVSDSGFTAEIITEIRNLAIDISSHKNQKTNVKEVQENILQEIEKLAAEAYSIFRSTTPAFTPESDLESEDEKPEIKISSGTGSGFEILCQGFNWESHKSGRWYQELQEKADELASLGFTVLWLPPPTESVSPEGYMPKDLYNLNSRYGTIDELKETVKRFHKVGIKVLGDAVLNHRCAHFKNSNGVWNLFGGRLNWDDRAVVADDPHFQGRGNKSSGDNFHAAPNIDHSQDFVRKDIKEWLCWMREEVGYDGWRLDFVRGFWGGYVKDYMDASKPYFAVGEYWDSLSYTYGEMDYNQDAHRQRIVDWINATSGAAGAFDVTTKGILHAALQKCEYWRLSDPKGKPPGVVGWWPSRAVTFIENHDTGSTQGHWRFPGGKEMQGYAYILTHPGTPAVFFDHIYSDYRSEIASLLSLRNRQKLHCRSEVNIVKSERDVYAAIIDEKVAMKIGPGHYEPPSGSQNWSVAVEGRDYKVWETS
- the LOC106432564 gene encoding hypersensitive-induced response protein 2; this translates as MGQVLGCVQVDQSTVAIKETFGKFDDVLEPGCHCLPWCLGSQVAGHLSLRVQQLDVRCETKTKDNVFVTVVASIQYRALAESAQDAFYKLSNTRNQIQAYVFDVIRASVPKLDLDSTFEQKNDIAKTVESELEKAMSHYGYEIVQTLIVDIEPDVHVKRAMNEINAASRMREAASEKAEAEKILQIKRAEGEAESKYLSGLGIARQRQAIVDGLRNSVLAFSESVPGTSSKDVMDMVLVTQYFDTLKEIGASSKSNSVFIPHGPGAVKDIASQIRDGLLQGNAAAE